In the genome of Phlebotomus papatasi isolate M1 chromosome 2, Ppap_2.1, whole genome shotgun sequence, one region contains:
- the LOC129803645 gene encoding histone acetyltransferase type B catalytic subunit: MFDLEKELPNYVSEAVDAVEFKLVRDVSDLEDDRTTFHPVMAHQIFGENEKIFGYKDLKVKLYYTAGPLNIFLSIDYSHKLSFEEHNITPDDITSLISEKLPAGCYYTNIDEFCNVVRKADAFQPFGDKIVQFDVQTGDSGNERHFEIYFCDPTTPKFFSYHARFESFIMWYIDAASYIEQDDHRWLFFFCYEKYVNKDGKTCYASAGYGTVYQYYAYPEHVRPRISQLIVLPPFQKLGIGSRLIRTIYDHFESNKKVLDITVEDPSEDFQSIRNYIDAKLCKDLPAFQPEKLRGGFCKEMVTEAKAKAKINPLQCRRIYEILRLFHTNTNNDEEYRLYRLDVKKRLNMMYIVHKRNIEKAEKRGMDVTAAKLGMTPLTERLEQLQEEYNMLEHEYHRVIKKLKELN; this comes from the exons ATGTTTGATCTGGAAAAGGAGCTACCCAATTACGTGTCTGAAGCTGTGGATGCTGTGGAGTTCAAGCTAG TGAGGGATGTTTCAGACTTGGAAGATGACAGGACAACCTTCCATCCTGTTATGGCCCATCAgattttcggggaaaatgagaagatattcgGCTACAAGGATTTAAAGGTGAAGCTGTACTACACAGCTGGGCCACTGAACATCTTCCTCAGCATCGATTACAGCCATAAGCTTTCCTTTGAGGAGCACAATATCACTCCCGACGACATAACCTCTCTCATCTCCGAGAAACTCCCTGCCGGATGCTACTACACCAACATCGATGAGTTCTGCAATGTGGTACGCAAAGCAGATGCCTTCCAGCCCTTCGGAGACAAAATTGTCCAATTTGATGTGCAGACAGGAGATTCCGGGAATGAAAGACACTTTGAGATTTACTTCTGTGACCCTACAACTCCAAAATTTTTCTCCTACCATGCTCGTTTTGAATCTTTTATCATGTGGTACATCGATGCTGCCAGCTACATTGAACAGGATGATCACCGATGGCTCTTCTTTTTCTGCTACGAGAAGTACGTGAATAAGGACGGAAAGACTTGCTATGCTTCTGCCGGATATGGAACTGTCTACCAATACTACGCCTATCCAGAGCACGTGCGCCCTCGTATCAGCCAGCTTATCGTCCTGCCTCCGTTCCAGAAATTGGGCATCGGCTCCAGGCTCATCAGAACCATCTACGATCACTTTGAATCCAACAAAAAAGTCCTCGATATTACCGTTGAGGATCCCTCGGAAGACTTCCAAAGCATCCGGAACTACATCGATGCAAAGCTCTGCAAGGATCTCCCGGCATTCCAGCCGGAAAAGCTCCGTGGTGGTTTCTGCAAGGAAATGGTGACTGAGGCAAAAGCCAAGGCCAAGATCAATCCTCTTCAGTGTCGGCGCATTTATGAGATCCTCAGACTGTTTCACACAAATACCAACAATGACGAAGAGTATCGCCTGTATCGGCTGGATGTGAAGAAGCGCCTCAATATGATGTACATCGTGCATAAGAGGAACATCGAGAAGGCCGAGAAGAGGGGAATGGATGTAACTGCTGCAAAACTGGGCATGACTCCGCTCACCGAAAGGCTGGAACAGCTCCAGGAGGAATACAATATGTTAGAACATGAGTATCACCGTGTCATTAAGAAGCTGAAGGAGCTGAATTGA